From one Gossypium hirsutum isolate 1008001.06 chromosome D08, Gossypium_hirsutum_v2.1, whole genome shotgun sequence genomic stretch:
- the LOC107913348 gene encoding cysteine-tryptophan domain-containing zinc finger protein 7 isoform X1, with product MISLGSNDARKGLKFAGREMEETELEEGEACSYSNNNDDYDATTDTENDLSSLSYIDEKLQHVLGHFQKDFEGGVSAENLGAKFGGYGSFLPTYTLSPGWPHPNGSPKVQSWYAPRSPPKMPLEDGRHNSVCSSSGSQSLRPGLPSNFETLRKTSTVNDSIKQGINLTSAHVDELASRCEFASKKAASLSDPKTLKVRIKMGSGDLSTQKNAAIYSGLGLDVSPSSSLDQSPSESEGMYQESQEPLTESPTSILRLMTSFPVPEEALLSPLPDHLLNLIVKEKKLKENRSDSRKRDGMLSRHKKAKSMEKKNSPAERTSGINREIMNGSGLMPEKEADIDLLAFEELVSKTLKLPLLSNSYSAPEKVKNKGTTRNKGVHDVDMEGSVEPLLAQEIGWENPSASSAQKVLEEQKTSVLDVISGNARKDGYNKADKTYDSVKANSNTLKGCKALKNELVDPSKKKISQRATLDEQDNMKLPSAEECLSSGGKRKSKDSQRHGSLAAGVPKESLRVGFSLMARNKQTAHANSYANKRELGDKKLESPFRKAEDRYKDFFGDTGESEQEENQASSLELCSKDQLKEADNIEKSTSSINSAHSERLSGKKTEDLLATESYPRATVDGASNSTNVNVAGTSHATAAPVMIRENWVCCDKCQKWRLLPVSINPADLPEKWLCSMLNWLPAMDHCSIDEEETTKAVLALYHVPTVENQTNLQSNLGSIMSRLPSADALRLDQNQLSFGSHAMLTAARKKHGLKEISNAMDKDGPTPMKKTQSSVRSRNLTDVTRSSVSEEPGLHHLSKSDLPVKKHKNKRKDKHKLSKHGSVGGDAKTSKMKSKRTADQDSLRSSKKIKGDSLHLADEDGMFEHGGMGGASTNNALPTTLGKDQPKHSEPSYKVSKSDKERQQISGKRPKDKVHPSLTDGSLDLVNCNGGEVSRKRKVDECIDGQLYTGFLQGVGNHFQDSRVLTKEDVSENEYRREKKARVSKSGGKDSSAGKSSGKLEKKSRHTKDHQTGQDLGSSLPQRSLDVPDSLKRDFGSAQPSLAATSSSSKVSGSHKSKSGTHKSKHCFNETKGSPVESVSSSPMRIANPDKLPSTRRNVAGSPRRSSDGEDDGGSDRSGTVWREKISCAPQHGSLESSIHDIQDKDHGQLDGSKAKALESSPEVRKGHFMNGGVDYLGQEAQYAGKSTIMDEYHYEKKQNDKRGNANVSHPRKSGKGSSRLKDRMRNLKSDFVDEQQDCAPSYEVKPRVGRNKFQGRPGMKSDESENRFSDNKESLGKFSGETGKRESQSNGGQSCAKADANGGQDVISTVSVKQNFVQDGSGGKYTKMFRSEKSDHAEIASGRGNSLPSLRLGGTQNEMLTGCPRPVSGSQTGNRADESQGDDALKVQKQIKKSDQQNGIQHSSSRHTSGGRRIRDVDAPSPMRKDFSSLAATNALKEAKDLKHLADRFKNSGSNVESTALYFQAALKFLHSASLLESCNSDSAKHGEMIQSMQIYSSTAKLCEFCAHEYERLKDMAAASLAYKCMEVAYMRVIYSSHGNANRDRHELQTALQMVPPGESPSSSASDVDNLNHPTAADKVAFPKGVNSPQVVGNHVISARNRPNFVRLLNFAQDINHAMEASRKSRTTFLAASSNSKGAECGKSISSVKKALDFNFLDVEGVLHLVRVAMEAISH from the exons ATGATTTCGTTGGGGAGTAACGATGCGAGGAAAGGGCTAAAGTTTGCTGGAAGAGAAATGGAAGAGACTGAGCTTGAAGAAGGAGAGGCTTGCTCTTATAGTAACAATAACGATGATTATGATGCCACCACAGACACCGAAAATGATCTATCTTCTCTCTCCTACATA GATGAGAAACTTCAACATGTTCTTGGACATTTTCAGAAAGATTTTGAAGGTGGAGTTTCTGCAGAGAATCTGG GTGCAAAGTTTGGTGGATATGGGTCATTCTTACCTACTTATACACTTTCTCCGGGTTGGCCTCATCCGAATGGTTCTCCAAAAGTTCAGAGCTGGTATGCACCGAGATCGCCCCCAAAAATGCCATTGGAG GATGGCCGACATAACTCAGTATGTTCATCAAGTGGTTCTCAGTCTCTGAGGCCTGGACTGCCTTCGAATTTTGAAACCCTTCGTAAGACATCAACTGTGAATGATTCAATTAAACAAGGGATCAACTTAACATCTGCTCATGTTGATGAGCTTGCCTCTAGGTGTGAATTTGCAAGCAAGAAAGCTGCCAGTCTGTCTGACCCGAAAACATTGAAGGTGAGAATCAAAATGGGTTCAGGTGACTTGTCAACACAGAAGAATGCTGCAATCTACAGTGGTCTTGGCCTTGACGTCTCACCATCTTCGTCCTTAGATCAGAGCCCTTCAGAAAGTGAAGGGATGTATCAGGAGTCTCAAGAGCCATTAACTGAATCTCCAACCAGCATTCTTCGG CTTATGACTTCCTTCCCTGTACCGGAGGAGGCGCTACTATCTCCTCTTCCTGATCATCTACTTAACTTGAttgtaaaggaaaaaaaattgaaagagaatAGATCTGATTCTAGAAAGCGTGATGGAATGCTATCAAGACACAAGAAAGCAAAGTCAATGGAGAAAAAGAATTCTCCGGCTGAAAGAACGAGTGGCATTAACAGGGAAATAATGAACGGCAGTGGTCTTATGCCAGAAAAGGAAGCAGATATTGACTTATTGGCTTTTGAGGAGCTTGTTTCTAAAACATTGAAGCTTCCTCTTTTATCTAATTCATATTCTGCCCCTGAGAAGGTAAAAAATAAGGGTACAACACGAAACAAAGGTGTCCATGATGTAGACATGGAGGGGTCAGTGGAGCCATTACTTGCCCAAGAGATAGGCTGGGAGAATCCAAGTGCTAGTTCAGCTCAAAAGGTTTTAGAGGAACAAAAGACAAGTGTTCTGGATGTCATTTCTGGCAATGCTAGAAAAGATGGGTATAATAAAGCTGACAAAACTTATGATTCTGTCAAAGCCAATTCTAATACTCTAAAAGGTTGCAAAGCTCTAAAAAATGAATTAGTAGATCCTTCCAAGAAGAAGATCAGCCAGAGAGCTACATTAGATGAGCAAGACAATATGAAGTTGCCTTCTGCAGAGGAGTGTTTGTCTTCTggtggaaaaagaaaatcaaaagacagTCAGCGTCATGGTAGTCTAGCTGCAGGGGTACCTAAAGAAAGCTTAAGGGTCGGTTTTTCTTTGATGGCGAGAAATAAGCAAACTGCACATGCTAATAGTTATGCAAACAAAAGGGAATTGGGAGATAAAAAATTAGAAAGTCCATTTCGAAAGGCCGAAGATAGGTATAAAGATTTTTTCGGAGATACTGGAGAATCAGAACAGGAAGAGAACCAAGCAAGTTCATTGGAACTCTGTTCTAAAGATCAGCTGAAGGAAGCTGATAATATTGAAAAAAGTACATCATCCATTAATAGTGCACATAGTGAAAGATTAAGTGGCAAGAAAACTGAGGATTTATTGGCAACCGAATCATACCCAAGAGCAACTGTGGATGGTGCTTCTAACTCTACCAATGTGAATGTTGCTGGAACTTCCCATGCAACTGCTGCTCCTGTAATGATAAGAGAAAATTGGGTTTGTTGTGATAAGTGTCAGAAGTGGCGTCTTCTTCCAGTAAGCATAAATCCTGCTGACTTACCCGAGAAGTGGCTATGCAGCATGCTTAACTGGCT GCCGGCAATGGATCACTGTAGCATTGATGAGGAGGAAACTACAAAAGCTGTTCTCGCATTATATCATGTTCCTACTGTAGAGAATCAAACTAATCTTCAAAGTAACCTTGGCAGTATTATGTCTAGATTACCCTCAGCTGATGCCTTGAGACTTGACCAAAACCAACTAAGTTTTGGTTCACATGCCATGCTCACTGctgctaggaagaaacatggtttAAAGGAAATATCAAATGCCATGGATAAAGATGGGCCAACTCCTATGAAGAAGACGCAGTCATCGGTCCGCTCTAGAAATCTAACTGATGTGACTCGATCCTCTGTGTCAGAGGAACCCGGTTTACATCATCTAAGCAAAAGTGATTTGCCTGTCAAGAAACACAAAAATAAGCGGAAAGATAAGCATAAATTGTCGAAACACGGTTCTGTTGGAG GTGATGCCAAAACTTCAAAGATGAAAAGCAAAAGGACTGCTGATCAAGATTCCTTAAGGTCCTCCAAGAAAATTAAGGGTGATAGTTTACATCTTGCTGATGAAGATGGCATGTTTGAGCATGGTGGTATGGGGGGGGCTAGCACAAATAATGCTTTGCCAACTACATTAGGAAAGGATCAGCCTAAGCACAGTGAACCTTCTTATAAGGTTTCGAAGTCAGATAAGGAGAGGCAACAGATCTCTGGTAAGAGACCAAAGGACAAAGTTCATCCTTCCCTAACTGATGGATCTCTGGATCTGGTGAATTGTAATGGTGGGGAAGTTTCAAGAAAGAGGAAAGTTGATGAATGTATTGACGGTCAATTATATACGGGTTTCCTCCAAGGTGTTGGCAATCACTTCCAGGATAGCAGAGTGCTTACAAAGGAAGATGTCAGCGAGAATGAATACAGGAGAGAAAAGAAGGCCAGAGTATCTAAGTCAGGAGGAAAGGATTCCTCTGCAGGTAAAAGCAGTGGTAAACTGGAGAAAAAAAGTAGACATACAAAGGACCACCAAACGGGGCAAGATCTAGGCAGCTCTCTGCCCCAACGGAGTTTAGATGTTCCAGATTCATTGAAAAGGGATTTTGGATCTGCTCAACCTTCTTTAGCAGCTACTTCTAGCTCATCGAAGGTTTCTGGTTCACATAAATCAAAATCTGGTACACATAAATCAAAACATTGCTTCAATGAAACAAAGGGTTCACCTGTAGAATCAGTTTCTTCATCTCCTATGAGAATTGCCAATCCCGATAAACTTCCATCAACAAGGAGGAATGTTGCAGGTAGTCCAAGAAGAAGCTCAGATGGTGAAGATGATGGTGGGAGTGACAGATCAGGGACAGTATGGAGGGAAAAAATTTCCTGTGCACCTCAACATGGGTCCCTTGAGTCATCTATACATGATATTCAGGATAAGGACCATGGTCAATTAGATGGTAGCAAAGCGAAGGCGCTTGAATCCTCCCCTGAAGTCAGAAAAGGCCATTTTATGAATGGTGGTGTTGATTATTTAGGCCAAGAGGCTCAATATGCTGGTAAATCTACAATAATGGATGAATACCATTATGAGAAAAAGCAGAATGACAAACGTGGCAATGCCAATGTCTCTCATCCAAGAAAGTCTGGTAAGGGGTCCTCACGGTTGAAGGACAGGATGCGCAATCTTAaatctgattttgttgatgaacAGCAAGATTGTGCACCTTCATATGAGGTAAAACCTAGGGTTGGTAGAAACAAATTTCAGGGGAGGCCTGGAATGAAGTCTGATGAAAGTGAGAATAGATTTTCTGATAACAAAGAATCATTGGGAAAATTTTCTGGTGAGACTGGTAAAAGAGAGAGTCAATCAAATGGTGGTCAGTCATGTGCTAAAGCAGATGCCAATGGAGGTCAAGATGTAATCTCTACTGTGTCTGTAAAGCAGAATTTTGTGCAGGATGGCAGCGGTGGAAAATATACAAAGATGTTCCGCTCTGAAAAATCTGACCATGCAGAAATTGCTTCTGGGAGAGGGAACTCGTTACCATCACTACGCTTGGGAGGTACTCAAAATGAGATGCTGACTGGTTGCCCCCGCCCAGTTTCTGGGTCCCAAACTGGAAACAGAGCTGATGAATCTCAAGGTGATGATGCATTGAAagtacaaaaacaaataaaaaagtctGACCAGCAAAATGGGATTCAGCACAGTAGTTCAAGACATACATCTGGTGGACGTAGGATCAGGGATGTTGATGCCCCGAGCCCAATGAGAAAGGATTTTTCAAGTCTGGCAGCTACCAATGCTTTGAAGGAGGCTAAAGACTTAAAGCATCTGGCTGATCGTTTCAAG AACTCTGGATCAAATGTGGAGAGCACAGCACTTTACTTCCAGGCAGCACTGAAGTTTCTTCATAGTGCTTCTCTACTAGAATCTTGCAACAGTGATAGTGCCAAACATGGAGAGATGATTCAGTCTATGCAAATTTATAGTAGCACTGCAAAACTCTGCGA GTTTTGTGCCCATGAATATGAGAGATTAAAGGACATGGCTGCTGCTTCTTTGGCTTACAAGTGTATGGAAGTGGCTTATATGAGAGTCATCTATTCCTCTCACGGCAATGCAAATAGAGATCGACATGAGTTGCAGACAGCTTTACAAATGGTTCCTCCTG GTGAGTCTCCCTCTTCTTCTGCCTCTGATGTTGATAATTTAAACCATCCAACAGCGGCAGACAAGGTTGCTTTTCCAAAAGGTGTTAACTCTCCCCAGGTTGTTGGAAATCATGTTATTTCTGCTCGAAACCGTCCTAACTTTGTGCGGTTGCTCAATTTT GCGCAAGATATAAATCATGCAATGGAAGCTTCAAGGAAATCCCGAACTACTTTTTTGGCTGCCAGTTCAAATTCAAAAGGGGCTGAATGTGGAAAGTCTATATCTTCTGTGAAGAAGGCTCTTGATTTTAACTTCCTAGACGTAGAGGGAGTGCTTCATTTGGTACGTGTGGCAATGGAAGCCATTAGCCATTAa
- the LOC107913348 gene encoding cysteine-tryptophan domain-containing zinc finger protein 7 isoform X3 gives MISLGSNDARKGLKFAGREMEETELEEGEACSYSNNNDDYDATTDTENDLSSLSYIDEKLQHVLGHFQKDFEGGVSAENLGAKFGGYGSFLPTYTLSPGWPHPNGSPKVQSWYAPRSPPKMPLEDGRHNSVCSSSGSQSLRPGLPSNFETLRKTSTVNDSIKQGINLTSAHVDELASRCEFASKKAASLSDPKTLKVRIKMGSGDLSTQKNAAIYSGLGLDVSPSSSLDQSPSESEGMYQESQEPLTESPTSILRLMTSFPVPEEALLSPLPDHLLNLIVKEKKLKENRSDSRKRDGMLSRHKKAKSMEKKNSPAERTSGINREIMNGSGLMPEKEADIDLLAFEELVSKTLKLPLLSNSYSAPEKVKNKGTTRNKGVHDVDMEGSVEPLLAQEIGWENPSASSAQKVLEEQKTSVLDVISGNARKDGYNKADKTYDSVKANSNTLKGCKALKNELVDPSKKKISQRATLDEQDNMKLPSAEECLSSGGKRKSKDSQRHGSLAAGVPKESLRVGFSLMARNKQTAHANSYANKRELGDKKLESPFRKAEDRYKDFFGDTGESEQEENQASSLELCSKDQLKEADNIEKSTSSINSAHSERLSGKKTEDLLATESYPRATVDGASNSTNVNVAGTSHATAAPVMIRENWVCCDKCQKWRLLPVSINPADLPEKWLCSMLNWLPAMDHCSIDEEETTKAVLALYHVPTVENQTNLQSNLGSIMSRLPSADALRLDQNQLSFGSHAMLTAARKKHGLKEISNAMDKDGPTPMKKTQSSVRSRNLTDVTRSSVSEEPGLHHLSKSDLPVKKHKNKRKDKHKLSKHGSVGGDAKTSKMKSKRTADQDSLRSSKKIKGDSLHLADEDGMFEHGGMGGASTNNALPTTLGKDQPKHSEPSYKVSKSDKERQQISGKRPKDKVHPSLTDGSLDLVNCNGGEVSRKRKVDECIDGQLYTGFLQGVGNHFQDSRVLTKEDVSENEYRREKKARVSKSGGKDSSAGKSSGKLEKKSRHTKDHQTGQDLGSSLPQRSLDVPDSLKRDFGSAQPSLAATSSSSKVSGSHKSKSGTHKSKHCFNETKGSPVESVSSSPMRIANPDKLPSTRRNVAGSPRRSSDGEDDGGSDRSGTVWREKISCAPQHGSLESSIHDIQDKDHGQLDGSKAKALESSPEVRKGHFMNGGVDYLGQEAQYAGKSTIMDEYHYEKKQNDKRGNANVSHPRKSGKGSSRLKDRMRNLKSDFVDEQQDCAPSYEVKPRVGRNKFQGRPGMKSDESENRFSDNKESLGKFSGETGKRESQSNGGQSCAKADANGGQDVISTVSVKQNFVQDGSGGKYTKMFRSEKSDHAEIASGRGNSLPSLRLGGTQNEMLTGCPRPVSGSQTGNRADESQGDDALKVQKQIKKSDQQNGIQHSSSRHTSGGRRIRDVDAPSPMRKDFSSLAATNALKEAKDLKHLADRFKNSGSNVESTALYFQAALKFLHSASLLESCNSDSAKHGEMIQSMQIYSSTAKLCEFCAHEYERLKDMAAASLAYKCMEVAYMRVIYSSHGNANRDRHELQTALQMVPPGNSKNPMIVLVESFLLVCVACKIAKCCLPVFCAYMVIGERQPLKFTLEFWFFIFEKTSTYDVGIYTAGMIRWRT, from the exons ATGATTTCGTTGGGGAGTAACGATGCGAGGAAAGGGCTAAAGTTTGCTGGAAGAGAAATGGAAGAGACTGAGCTTGAAGAAGGAGAGGCTTGCTCTTATAGTAACAATAACGATGATTATGATGCCACCACAGACACCGAAAATGATCTATCTTCTCTCTCCTACATA GATGAGAAACTTCAACATGTTCTTGGACATTTTCAGAAAGATTTTGAAGGTGGAGTTTCTGCAGAGAATCTGG GTGCAAAGTTTGGTGGATATGGGTCATTCTTACCTACTTATACACTTTCTCCGGGTTGGCCTCATCCGAATGGTTCTCCAAAAGTTCAGAGCTGGTATGCACCGAGATCGCCCCCAAAAATGCCATTGGAG GATGGCCGACATAACTCAGTATGTTCATCAAGTGGTTCTCAGTCTCTGAGGCCTGGACTGCCTTCGAATTTTGAAACCCTTCGTAAGACATCAACTGTGAATGATTCAATTAAACAAGGGATCAACTTAACATCTGCTCATGTTGATGAGCTTGCCTCTAGGTGTGAATTTGCAAGCAAGAAAGCTGCCAGTCTGTCTGACCCGAAAACATTGAAGGTGAGAATCAAAATGGGTTCAGGTGACTTGTCAACACAGAAGAATGCTGCAATCTACAGTGGTCTTGGCCTTGACGTCTCACCATCTTCGTCCTTAGATCAGAGCCCTTCAGAAAGTGAAGGGATGTATCAGGAGTCTCAAGAGCCATTAACTGAATCTCCAACCAGCATTCTTCGG CTTATGACTTCCTTCCCTGTACCGGAGGAGGCGCTACTATCTCCTCTTCCTGATCATCTACTTAACTTGAttgtaaaggaaaaaaaattgaaagagaatAGATCTGATTCTAGAAAGCGTGATGGAATGCTATCAAGACACAAGAAAGCAAAGTCAATGGAGAAAAAGAATTCTCCGGCTGAAAGAACGAGTGGCATTAACAGGGAAATAATGAACGGCAGTGGTCTTATGCCAGAAAAGGAAGCAGATATTGACTTATTGGCTTTTGAGGAGCTTGTTTCTAAAACATTGAAGCTTCCTCTTTTATCTAATTCATATTCTGCCCCTGAGAAGGTAAAAAATAAGGGTACAACACGAAACAAAGGTGTCCATGATGTAGACATGGAGGGGTCAGTGGAGCCATTACTTGCCCAAGAGATAGGCTGGGAGAATCCAAGTGCTAGTTCAGCTCAAAAGGTTTTAGAGGAACAAAAGACAAGTGTTCTGGATGTCATTTCTGGCAATGCTAGAAAAGATGGGTATAATAAAGCTGACAAAACTTATGATTCTGTCAAAGCCAATTCTAATACTCTAAAAGGTTGCAAAGCTCTAAAAAATGAATTAGTAGATCCTTCCAAGAAGAAGATCAGCCAGAGAGCTACATTAGATGAGCAAGACAATATGAAGTTGCCTTCTGCAGAGGAGTGTTTGTCTTCTggtggaaaaagaaaatcaaaagacagTCAGCGTCATGGTAGTCTAGCTGCAGGGGTACCTAAAGAAAGCTTAAGGGTCGGTTTTTCTTTGATGGCGAGAAATAAGCAAACTGCACATGCTAATAGTTATGCAAACAAAAGGGAATTGGGAGATAAAAAATTAGAAAGTCCATTTCGAAAGGCCGAAGATAGGTATAAAGATTTTTTCGGAGATACTGGAGAATCAGAACAGGAAGAGAACCAAGCAAGTTCATTGGAACTCTGTTCTAAAGATCAGCTGAAGGAAGCTGATAATATTGAAAAAAGTACATCATCCATTAATAGTGCACATAGTGAAAGATTAAGTGGCAAGAAAACTGAGGATTTATTGGCAACCGAATCATACCCAAGAGCAACTGTGGATGGTGCTTCTAACTCTACCAATGTGAATGTTGCTGGAACTTCCCATGCAACTGCTGCTCCTGTAATGATAAGAGAAAATTGGGTTTGTTGTGATAAGTGTCAGAAGTGGCGTCTTCTTCCAGTAAGCATAAATCCTGCTGACTTACCCGAGAAGTGGCTATGCAGCATGCTTAACTGGCT GCCGGCAATGGATCACTGTAGCATTGATGAGGAGGAAACTACAAAAGCTGTTCTCGCATTATATCATGTTCCTACTGTAGAGAATCAAACTAATCTTCAAAGTAACCTTGGCAGTATTATGTCTAGATTACCCTCAGCTGATGCCTTGAGACTTGACCAAAACCAACTAAGTTTTGGTTCACATGCCATGCTCACTGctgctaggaagaaacatggtttAAAGGAAATATCAAATGCCATGGATAAAGATGGGCCAACTCCTATGAAGAAGACGCAGTCATCGGTCCGCTCTAGAAATCTAACTGATGTGACTCGATCCTCTGTGTCAGAGGAACCCGGTTTACATCATCTAAGCAAAAGTGATTTGCCTGTCAAGAAACACAAAAATAAGCGGAAAGATAAGCATAAATTGTCGAAACACGGTTCTGTTGGAG GTGATGCCAAAACTTCAAAGATGAAAAGCAAAAGGACTGCTGATCAAGATTCCTTAAGGTCCTCCAAGAAAATTAAGGGTGATAGTTTACATCTTGCTGATGAAGATGGCATGTTTGAGCATGGTGGTATGGGGGGGGCTAGCACAAATAATGCTTTGCCAACTACATTAGGAAAGGATCAGCCTAAGCACAGTGAACCTTCTTATAAGGTTTCGAAGTCAGATAAGGAGAGGCAACAGATCTCTGGTAAGAGACCAAAGGACAAAGTTCATCCTTCCCTAACTGATGGATCTCTGGATCTGGTGAATTGTAATGGTGGGGAAGTTTCAAGAAAGAGGAAAGTTGATGAATGTATTGACGGTCAATTATATACGGGTTTCCTCCAAGGTGTTGGCAATCACTTCCAGGATAGCAGAGTGCTTACAAAGGAAGATGTCAGCGAGAATGAATACAGGAGAGAAAAGAAGGCCAGAGTATCTAAGTCAGGAGGAAAGGATTCCTCTGCAGGTAAAAGCAGTGGTAAACTGGAGAAAAAAAGTAGACATACAAAGGACCACCAAACGGGGCAAGATCTAGGCAGCTCTCTGCCCCAACGGAGTTTAGATGTTCCAGATTCATTGAAAAGGGATTTTGGATCTGCTCAACCTTCTTTAGCAGCTACTTCTAGCTCATCGAAGGTTTCTGGTTCACATAAATCAAAATCTGGTACACATAAATCAAAACATTGCTTCAATGAAACAAAGGGTTCACCTGTAGAATCAGTTTCTTCATCTCCTATGAGAATTGCCAATCCCGATAAACTTCCATCAACAAGGAGGAATGTTGCAGGTAGTCCAAGAAGAAGCTCAGATGGTGAAGATGATGGTGGGAGTGACAGATCAGGGACAGTATGGAGGGAAAAAATTTCCTGTGCACCTCAACATGGGTCCCTTGAGTCATCTATACATGATATTCAGGATAAGGACCATGGTCAATTAGATGGTAGCAAAGCGAAGGCGCTTGAATCCTCCCCTGAAGTCAGAAAAGGCCATTTTATGAATGGTGGTGTTGATTATTTAGGCCAAGAGGCTCAATATGCTGGTAAATCTACAATAATGGATGAATACCATTATGAGAAAAAGCAGAATGACAAACGTGGCAATGCCAATGTCTCTCATCCAAGAAAGTCTGGTAAGGGGTCCTCACGGTTGAAGGACAGGATGCGCAATCTTAaatctgattttgttgatgaacAGCAAGATTGTGCACCTTCATATGAGGTAAAACCTAGGGTTGGTAGAAACAAATTTCAGGGGAGGCCTGGAATGAAGTCTGATGAAAGTGAGAATAGATTTTCTGATAACAAAGAATCATTGGGAAAATTTTCTGGTGAGACTGGTAAAAGAGAGAGTCAATCAAATGGTGGTCAGTCATGTGCTAAAGCAGATGCCAATGGAGGTCAAGATGTAATCTCTACTGTGTCTGTAAAGCAGAATTTTGTGCAGGATGGCAGCGGTGGAAAATATACAAAGATGTTCCGCTCTGAAAAATCTGACCATGCAGAAATTGCTTCTGGGAGAGGGAACTCGTTACCATCACTACGCTTGGGAGGTACTCAAAATGAGATGCTGACTGGTTGCCCCCGCCCAGTTTCTGGGTCCCAAACTGGAAACAGAGCTGATGAATCTCAAGGTGATGATGCATTGAAagtacaaaaacaaataaaaaagtctGACCAGCAAAATGGGATTCAGCACAGTAGTTCAAGACATACATCTGGTGGACGTAGGATCAGGGATGTTGATGCCCCGAGCCCAATGAGAAAGGATTTTTCAAGTCTGGCAGCTACCAATGCTTTGAAGGAGGCTAAAGACTTAAAGCATCTGGCTGATCGTTTCAAG AACTCTGGATCAAATGTGGAGAGCACAGCACTTTACTTCCAGGCAGCACTGAAGTTTCTTCATAGTGCTTCTCTACTAGAATCTTGCAACAGTGATAGTGCCAAACATGGAGAGATGATTCAGTCTATGCAAATTTATAGTAGCACTGCAAAACTCTGCGA GTTTTGTGCCCATGAATATGAGAGATTAAAGGACATGGCTGCTGCTTCTTTGGCTTACAAGTGTATGGAAGTGGCTTATATGAGAGTCATCTATTCCTCTCACGGCAATGCAAATAGAGATCGACATGAGTTGCAGACAGCTTTACAAATGGTTCCTCCTGGTAATTCAAAGAACCCAATGATTGTACTGGTTGAATCCTTCCTGCTAGTCTGTGTAGCTTGTAAAATTGCTAAATGTTGTTTACCAGTCTTCTGCGCTTACATGGTAATCGGGGAGCGCCAGCCTCTGAAATTTACTCTGGAATTTTGGTTCTTCATTTTTGAAAAGACCTCTACATATGATGTTGGAATTTACACTGCAGGAATGATTAG GTGGAGGACTTGA